The stretch of DNA TGCTCAGGTGGCGGGTCGACACCGTCGACAGATCCGACAACTCCTGCTGACTGAATCGCCGCCGTCGTCGCCAGAGGCGCAGCAGCGTGCCGACGTCGGGATCGGATGCGGTGACCGGCATCCTCCGACCCTATGTCCGAACGGCGTGATGTCCATGACCTCGGAGGTCATGGACACCATGTCGCGGCGGACCGACGATGTGTCGTATCCGATCGGGAGACGACTCCGATCGGCAGACGACAAGGAGTCATGATGGTCACCGATGTCCGCGGACGTGAGACGCCGACCGCGCTCGCTCGGCGTCTGATCGACGAGGTGGTGCTCGGATCGCCCGTCGCGACCGCGCTGGCACTGGCCCTGGATCGAGTGGACGTCGACGACGTCGCGCTGACCATGGCGATGTCCGACGAGCTGACGACTGTGCCCGGCGTGATCCACGGCGGGGCGGTGGCCACGCTGATCGACACCGCGGGCGCGGCGGCGTGCGCGTCCGGCGTCGACGGCGACGACGTGACCGGCGGCGCCACCACGCACCTGCAGATCGCCTATCTCGGTCGGGCGTGCACCGATCTGCGTGCGGCGGCGACGGTCGTGCACCGCACCCGCGCGACGACCCACACCGACGTCGTCGTCAGTGGGACCGACGGACGTGTCGTCGCGCGAGGTCAGGTGACGAGTCGGATCTTCTACCGGCGATGACGAGTCGGGAAACCGACACGTGTGCGCCCGATCCGCAGTCCGGACAGGGGCGATCGGGGCGAACGCGCGGTGCGGACCCGGGAGCCACCGGGGGAGGCGTCTCGCGGCGCGTCGTCTCGCATAGACTGGCATGCGTGAGCGCCCAGGTAGATACCGTTTCCCACGCCGTCGATACGCCCGATACGCCGCAGCCGTATGCAGAGCTGGGTCTGAAGGACGACGAGTACGCCCGGATCCGCGAGATCCTGGGTCGTCGTCCGACCGACGCCGAACTCGCGATGTACTCGGTGATGTGGTCCGAGCACTGCAGCTACAAATCGTCGAAGAAGCATCTGCGCTACTTCGGGGAGACCACCACCGACGAGATGCGCGCGGGCATGCTCGCGGGCATCGGTGAGAACGCGGGCGTGGTGGATGTGGGTGACGGTTGGGCGGTGACCTTCAAGGTCGAGTCGCACAATCACCCGAGCTACGTCGAGCCCTACCAGGGGGCGGCGACCGGTGTCGGCGGCATCGTCCGGGACATCATGGCGATGGGCGCCCGTCCGATCGCGGTGATGGATCAGCTACGCTTCGGCGCGGCCGACCACCCCGATACGCGCCGCGTGGTGGACGGCGTGGTCCGCGGTGTCGGCGGCTACGGTAATTCGCTCGGCCTGCCGAACATCGGTGGTGAGACCGTGTTCGACCCCAGCTACCAGGGCAATCCGCTGGTCAACGCGCTGTGCGCCGGTGTGCTCCGCGCCGAGGACCTGCACCTGGCATTCGCTTCGGGCGCGGGCAACAAGATCATCCTGTTCGGCGCCCGCACCGGTCTGGACGGCATCGGCGGCGTGTCGGTGCTCGCTTCGGAGACCTTCGACGACACCGCCGAAGACGGGCCCAACCGCAAGAAGCTGCCGAGCGTTCAGGTCGGCGACCCGTTCACCGAGAAGGTTCTCATCGAGTGCTGCCTCGACCTGTACCGCGAGGGTCTGGTCGTCGGGATCCAGGACCTCGGCGGAGCCGGACTGTCGTGTGCGACGAGTGAACTCGCCGCGGCGGGCGACGGCGGCATGCGCATCGACCTCGAGCAGGTCCCGACGCGCGCTGACGGCATGACCCCGGCCGAGGTGCTCTCCAGCGAGTCGCAGGAGCGGATGTGCGCCGTCGTCGCTCCGGAGAACGTCGACCGCTTCATGGAGGTGTGCCGCAAGTGGGATGCGTTGGCCACCGTGATCGGCGAGGTCACCGACGGTGAGCGCCTCGAGATCATGTGGAACGGCGAATGCGTCGTCGACGTGCCGCCGCGGACCGTCGCCCTCGAGGGCCCCGTCTACGACCGCCCTCTGGCCCGTCCGGACTGGCAGGACGACGTCGTCGCCTCCACGACCGCGGGTCTGACGCGTCCGGAGACCGGCGACGAGCTCCGCGCGACGTTCCTGAAGATGCTGGCCAGCCCCGCGCTGTGCAGCCGCAAGTTCATCACCGAGCAGTACGACCGGTACGTCCGCGGCAACACCGTCCTGGCCGAGCACGCGGACTCCGGCATGATCCGCATCGACGAGCACACCGGTCGCGGCATCGCGATCTCGACCGACGCCTCCGGCCGGTACACCTACCTCGATCCGTACAACGGTGCGCGGCTCGCACTCGCCGAGGCGTTCCGCAACGTCGCCGTGTCGGGTGCCAGACCCGGCGCGGTGAGCAACTGCCTGAACTTCGGCTCACCCGAGGACCCGGCGGTCATGTGGCAGTTCAGCGAGGCCGTCCGCGGTCTCGCCGACGGCTGCGCAGAACTCGGAATCCCGGTGACCGGCGGCAACGTCAGCTTCTACAACCAGACCGGATCCACCGCGATCCTGCCGACCCCGGTGGTCGCGGTGCTCGGCGTCATCGACGACGTCCGCCGCCGCATCCCCAACGGAATCGGCACCGAGCCGGGCGAGACCCTGATCCTGATGGGCGAGACCCTCGACGAGTTCGACGGCTCCATCTGGTCGCAGGTCGAACACGACCACCTCGGCGGCGTGCCGCCGAAGGTCGACCTTCAGCGCGAGCGGCTGCTCAGCGACATCCTCATCGCAGCCTCGCGCGACGGACTCGTCTCGGCCGCGCACGACCTCTCCGAGGGAGGCCTGATCCAGGCCGTCGCCGAAGCCGCGCTCGCCGGTGAGACCGGCTGCCGCATCCTCCTCCCCGAGGGCGCGGACCCGTTCGTCACTCTGTTCTCCGAGTCGACCGGCCGCGTCCTCGTCGCCGTTCCGCGGACCGAGGAGTCGCGATTCACCGGCATGCTCACCGCACGCCAGATGCCGTGGACCCGGATCGGCGTCGTGGACCAGGGCAGCGACAGCCTCGAAGTCCAGGACCAGTTCTCGGTGACGCTCGACGAACTGCGCAAGACCCACGAGGGCACCCTGCCGAAGCTGTTCGGCTGATCGAGCGTTCCGACGAGGGCCGTGCCGGTGCATCCCGGCGCGGCCCTCGTCGGTTGTTCGGCGTCGACATGTCGCCCGATTGAACGCTCCGTTCTGGATGGATCGGGGCTATGCCGGTTACGATCAGTCGACTCGCCTGCACACCAGGGCAACTTCTACGAGGGGAAGACATGACGAATCCGCCCGGAAACAACGGCGACTCCGCCGATCAGCCGGACCCGTTCGCCGAGACTCAGTTCGGGCAGCCACGTCCCGACGCTCCGCAGCCGCCGCAGGGCGGTGACAACCCGGCTCCGACGCCCAACCCGTTCGGCGAGAACCCGTTCGCCAAAGACGCGCCGCAGTTCGGTGAGCAGCCTCCCCAGTACGGCCAGCCGCAGAGCGGGTCCGATTACGGCCAGCCGCAGGGCCAGCCCGACTACGGCCAGCCGCAGGGCGGGGCGCCGCAGTACGGCCAGCAGCCGCCCACATACGGCCAGCCCCAGCCGGACCAGCCCCAGTACGGTCAGCAGCCGTTCGGCGCCGTGCCCCAGTACCCGGCCAACCCGTACGCCGGTGCCGCGGCCGGACCGGCGCCGTCGAACAGCATGGCCTCGGCGATCATCGTCACCGTGCTCGGTTTCATCGGCGCCTGGTTCACCTGCCTGACCCTGGTGGCGGGCATCATCGGCATCGTCGCGATCGTGAAGGCCAACGGCGTCAACGGGCTGTGGACCGCGGGCGACGCGGCCGGATCTCAGCGTGCGGCCGCGGATGCGAAGAAGTGGTCGAACATCGCCTGGATCGCCTTCGGTGTCGCCATCGCCCTCTGGATCATCCTGATCGTCATCCTCTTCGCGGTGGGCGGCTCGGCCGGCTACTACCACTTCGACTGACGTCGTCGACGACGCCGAGGAATCGAGATGACGTCTCCGCACGAGCCCGGCGGTTTCGGGCAGGATCCGTACCACCGGGACCCGTATGCCGGCCCGAACCAGTACGGCCAGCCCCAGTACGGTCAGAATCCGTACGGGCGACCGCCGGTCGGCCCGAACCCGTACGGGCGCCTGGAACCGGAGAACAACCTGGTCTGGGGAATTCTGGCAACGATCTTCTGCTGCCTGCCGCTGGGTGTCGTGTCGATAGTGAAGGCGGCGTCGGTGAGCCGCTTATGGGCCGTCGGCGACTTCGCCGGAGCGCAGCAGGCCGCCGATGACGCCAAGAAGTTCGCGATCTGGAGCGCGGTGGCCGCTGTCGCGGTGTGGGTCGTCCTGGTGATCGTCTACGTGCTGTTCTTCGTGGTGCTCGTGGCCAGCACCTCCCACACCTGACATGAGTGTCTCCGTCGGCACCACCGACCGGATGCTGGGCGTCGTGACAGCCGTCGCCCGGCACCGCGTCGCGGGCCCCGCAGTGATCCTCGCAGGCGCGGCGGCCGCCGGGGCGCTCGTGTGGTTCGCCGATCCGATGACCCCCGGCGGGATCATTCCGCCGTGTCCGACGAACGCGCTGCTGCACATCGACTGTCCCGGCTGCGGCGTCTCGCGAGCCGTGTACTGCCTGTTGCACGGCGATGTCGCGGGCGCACTGCGATTCAACGCCGTCGCCGTCGTCGGACTCGTCCTGATGGCGGTGGCGTTCGTGACCTACACGGTGGGACTCTGGCGCGGCCGCCGGGTACGCAGCTGGCAGCATTGGCGGTACACGCCGACCGCGGTGATGGTCGTGATCGGCGTCTGGACCGTGATCCGCAACATTCCGATCGCCCCTTTCGACAGCCTGAAGGTCTGACAACTCCGTGAGCAATCCGTTCGACCCGCACACCCCCGGCGCCGACTCCGGCGACGAGCAGTGGACCGCCTATGAGCCGACGCAGTTCGCGCAGCGTCCCGATCTGCGCAAACACGACGATGTTCCTCCGCCCGTGCCTGGTCCGCCGACGGCCCAGCCCGAGTTCGGCATGCCGCTCCCGCAGGCGGCACCGCCGATGTACGGTTCGCCCTACCCGTACACCGGTCAGCCGTTCGCGCCCGGAGCCGCCGGACCCGCGCCACAGACCGGACAGGTCTCGTCGATCGTGGCCCTGTGTCTCGGCGGCCTGCTGACCGTCAGTTGCTACGGAACTCTCATCGGCATCGCACCCCTGGTGCTCGGCATCGTCGGGCTCACCAAGTCGAACTCGGTGAGTCGCCTGTGGTTCGCCGGACAGTACGACGCGGCGACGGCCGCGGCCGCGTCGTCGAAGAGGCTCGCGATGTGGGCGTGGATCTCGCTCGGCATCGGAGTGGCGCTGGCGATCATCGCCGTGATCGTGTTCGTGGTGTGGGCGGTCAACGTCGATCCGTCACCGCCGACTTATACGCCGTACCGGCCGTACGACACGTAGACCGCGCGCTGGTTCCATTCGCGACGGTGACGGCCGCGTCCTGCGGTAGCGACGTCTCCGCCGGAGCCGCACACGCATCTGTGCCGGTGTTCGGACACCTGTCCAGCAATTCGGCTACGAATGACGGCGAACACCTTTAGCGTGTGAGGAATGACTCTGCGCGTAGTTGAATGGTCCACCGGAACCGTCGGACGGCATGCGATCGCCGGAATCGACGCCCACCCAGATCTCGAACTCGTCGGAGTGTGGGTGTCCGACCCCGCCAAGGTCGGCAAGGACGCGGGGCGTCTGGCCGGGCTCGACCGCGACCTCGGTGTCCTCGCCACCGACGACCGCGAGGCGTTGTTCGCGCTGAAACCGGATGCGATCGTGCACACGGCGATGACCGACGATCGCATCATGGAGGCGATCGCCGACCTCACCGAGTTCGTCTCGCGCGGGATCGACGTGGTCTCCTCCGGGCCCGTCCTGCTCCAGTACCCGTACGGGCTGGTGCCCGACGACATGATCACGCCGATCGTGGACGCAGCCCGCTCCGGCGGCGCCAGCCTGCACGTGAACGGCATCGACCCGGGGTTCGCCAACGACGTGCTGCCGCTGTCGATGACGAGCCTGTCGCAGCAGATCGACAAGGTCGTCTGCATGGAGATCGCCGACTACTCGACGTACTATCAGCCCGTCGTGATGGGCGAGCTGTTCGGTTTCGGCAAGCCGATGGATCACCAGTCGATGATCTTCACCCCCGGTGTGCTGTCGATGGCGTGGGGCAGCGTCGTCCGACAGATCGCCAAGGGCCTGGACGTCGCTCTCGACGAGCCGCTCGTCGAACGCGTCGAGAAGGTCCCGGCCGATCGGGACGTCGACACGGTGTCCGTGGCGATCGCCGAGGGCACGCTCGCCGCCGCGCACTTCGAAGTGGTCGGCCAGGTGAACGGCGAGGACCGGATCGTCCTGGCGCACTACACGCGGACCAGTCCCGAGCAGTGCCCCGAGTGGCCCACACCCGACTCCGGCGACGGCTCGTATCGCATCGAGATCCACGGTGAGCCGTTCCTGCGGGTGGAGATGAGTCACCACGCCCGCACCGGCGACCACAACGTGTCCGGGATGATCGTCACCGCGCAGCGACTGGTGAACGCGGTGCCCGCCGTCGTCGCCGCCGAACCGGGCCTGGTGACCGCTCTCGACCTGCCGCTGGTCACCGGTCGGGGGCTCGTGGCGACGTAGACGGCCCTTCGCATCGGGACGGGCGCGCATGATCCAGGCGGCGCGCTACAGCGACCAGTTGTGCACGGGCTCGCCCTCGTGCATCAGTGTGCGGTAGTCGCCGACCATGCCGCGCAGCGCCCGCTCCCTGGTCTCACCCGCGTCTTCGCGAGCCTTGACCGCGCGTCGTTGCCACACCGACCCCGTCTGCCGGGTGACGCACCGGCCCTCGATCACGCCGAGGTAGCGGCGCTTGGCCTTCTCGGAGACGCCGAACGAGTCGAGACCCTTCTCGGCCAACGGCAGCAGGCGACGCAGCGTCAGCTCGCCGGGGCTCACCCAACCGATGTCCGGCCAGTACATCTGCGAGTCGAGCCCCCACCGGGCCCCGGCGGCGAGGTTCTCGTGCGCCGCGTCGAACGACATCTGCGACCACAGCGGACGGTCGGCCTCGACGAGGCCCCGGACCACCCCGTAATAGAACGCGGCGTTGGCCATGATGTCGACGACCGTCGGGCCCGCCGGAAGCACACGGTTCTCCACGCGAAGATGCGCGTGGCCGTCGACGACGTCGTACACCGGTCGGTTCCACCGGTAGACGGTGCCGTTGTGCAGGCGCAGTTCCTCCAGCTCGGGAATGCGTCCGGCGTCCAGCTCGGCCACCGGGTCGGCATCGGACGAGACCGGCAGCAGGGCGGGGAAGTAGCGGGTGTTCTCCTCGAACAGATCGAAGATCGTGGTGATCCACCGTTCGCCGAACCACACGCGCGGTCGGACGCCCTGATTGCGCAGCTCCAACGGTCGGGTGTCGGTGGCTTGTTCGAACACGGGGATACGGGTCTCGTGCCAGAGAGCCTTGCCCGCGAGGAACGGGGAGTTGCCGGCCAACGCCACCTGGACACCCGCGACGGCTTGCGCCGCATTCCAGTGCGCGGCGAAGTCCTCCGGCGCCACTCGCAGATGCAGTTGCAGGGACGTGCACGCCGCTTCGGGCAGGATCGAGTCCGTCGTCGTGTGCAGCCGGTCGGGCGACGTCCGCCCGGACAGCGGGACCCCGGCGATGTCGATCTCCATGTCCTCCCCGCGCGCGGCGAAGATCTGCTCGTTGAGCAGTGCGTAACGCGGGTTGGTCGATATCCACTGCCGCGCGAAGTGCTCGTGTCGCAGGGTCGGCAGCATGCCGACCATCAGCAGGTGGTTGCCTGTCGACGCCGCCCGCGACTCGGCGCGGTTCAGGGAGGTGCGCAGCATCTGTTCGAGGCTGACGGTGTCGCCACCGACGAACGGTCGCGGCGACACGTTGATCTCGATGTTGAACTGGCCGAGTTCGGTCTGGAAGTCCGGATCGGCGACGGCCTCGAGAACCTCGGCGTTGGCCATCGACGGTTCGCCGGCCTCGTCGACCAGGTTGAGCTCGACCTCCATGCCCAGCAACGGTTCCGGCGTCCGGCCTTGATCGGTGAAGAGCCCCTCCGACAGCATCCGGGCGATCGCCTCGGTGCCCCGTGAGACCTGCGATCGAAATCGAACTCGGTCTGCTCCGCTGAACTTCTGCTGGCTCACTTCGGCGCCCATCACCCCATCGTGCCGTACGAGGCGGACGGCGGCCGAGGATCGGGATGAACACGCGGGGGACTCGCCGGGTCGAGATCGGCGGTTCGGGCGGGGAGCCGGCGGTCACGCCTGCCTATGATCGAGGAATGCTCACCGCCGATCTGCACACCCATACCCGGTATTCGGACGGGACCGACACTCCACAGGAGTTGTTGGCCGCGGCGCGGGCGGCGGGGCTGACCACGGTCGGGCTCACCGACCACGACACGGCCGACGGTTGGGCCGAGACCGCCGAACACGTGCCGGCCGGCATGCGGGTGATACCCGGAGCCGAGTTCTCCACGAAGCATCCGCGCGAGGACGGCTCGCTCGTCTCCGTGCACCTGCTCGGCTATCTGTTCCGCCCGGACGATGCGGCGATCGTCGCCGAATGGCACCGCATCGTCGACGAACGGACTCGGCGCGGAGAACGGATCGTCGAGAGCCTCGTCGCGGCCGGTTATCCGGTGACCGTCGAGCGGGTCCAGGAGATCGCCGGACGCAGCAACATCGGCCGCCCGCACATCGCACGAGCACTCATCGACGCGGGCGTGATCGGCAGCGTCGCGGCGGCGTTCGACGGAATCCTCGAAGACGGCGGACCGCACCATGTGACTCTGCGGTCCACGACGCTCGTCGACGGCATCGCGATGATCGCCGCGGCCGGGGGAGTGCCGGTCATCGCGCATCCGCGCGCCCGAACGGCGGCCGATCTGCTCACAGCCGACGTCCTCGCCTCTCTCGTCCCGCTCGGCCTGGTCGGGCTGGAGGTGCGCCACCCCGACCACGACGACGCCTCGCGTGCCGAACTCGCGGGCATCGCAACCGATCTCGGACTGCTGCAGACCGGGTCGAGCGACTATCACGGCGCCAACAAGACTCTCCGCATCGGCCAGGAACGCACCGACGACGCCGTCGTCGAGGAGATCGTCGAGCGCGGCGCCGTCGCACCGTTCGTCGGTTAGTCCCGTGGCCCCGAAAGACAGGATCGACCCCGCCCAGACGCGTGCGGCGGTGCTCGCCGTGCAGGACTGGCTGCGCGACGAGACCCTCCCGAACCCGCCGCGACCGGCGTTGGCCGCGGCGGTCCGCGCCACCGCCCGCAGCATCGGACAGGACGCGCCCGGCAACTCGGTGGAACTGCGCGTGCCGCCCTTCGTCGCGGTCCAGTGCATCGAGGGCGTCCGACACACCCGCGGCACCCCGCCCAACGTGGTCGAGACCACCCCGCGCCAATGGCTGCTGCTGGCCACCGGACTCGAGTCCTTCGACGACGCGGTCGCCGACCACCGCGTCAGCGTCTCTGGGCATCGGGCGGGCGATGTGGCCGCTTTTCTCCCCGTGGTGCCGCTGCAGACCTCACCGTGACGAGGATGCCGTCGATCACACGCTGAGCGTTAGTCTCCACACTCGGGGCGCCCGGAGTTTCCCCTCGGCCGGGCCCGGACAGTACCCTTGGGGTACGCCCGCCCAGCCCACGACATCGGAGCGTC from Gordonia humi encodes:
- a CDS encoding sterol carrier family protein yields the protein MAPKDRIDPAQTRAAVLAVQDWLRDETLPNPPRPALAAAVRATARSIGQDAPGNSVELRVPPFVAVQCIEGVRHTRGTPPNVVETTPRQWLLLATGLESFDDAVADHRVSVSGHRAGDVAAFLPVVPLQTSP
- a CDS encoding DUF2752 domain-containing protein, which produces MSVSVGTTDRMLGVVTAVARHRVAGPAVILAGAAAAGALVWFADPMTPGGIIPPCPTNALLHIDCPGCGVSRAVYCLLHGDVAGALRFNAVAVVGLVLMAVAFVTYTVGLWRGRRVRSWQHWRYTPTAVMVVIGVWTVIRNIPIAPFDSLKV
- a CDS encoding CD225/dispanin family protein; protein product: MTNPPGNNGDSADQPDPFAETQFGQPRPDAPQPPQGGDNPAPTPNPFGENPFAKDAPQFGEQPPQYGQPQSGSDYGQPQGQPDYGQPQGGAPQYGQQPPTYGQPQPDQPQYGQQPFGAVPQYPANPYAGAAAGPAPSNSMASAIIVTVLGFIGAWFTCLTLVAGIIGIVAIVKANGVNGLWTAGDAAGSQRAAADAKKWSNIAWIAFGVAIALWIILIVILFAVGGSAGYYHFD
- a CDS encoding PaaI family thioesterase, which encodes MMVTDVRGRETPTALARRLIDEVVLGSPVATALALALDRVDVDDVALTMAMSDELTTVPGVIHGGAVATLIDTAGAAACASGVDGDDVTGGATTHLQIAYLGRACTDLRAAATVVHRTRATTHTDVVVSGTDGRVVARGQVTSRIFYRR
- a CDS encoding glutamate-cysteine ligase family protein, producing the protein MGAEVSQQKFSGADRVRFRSQVSRGTEAIARMLSEGLFTDQGRTPEPLLGMEVELNLVDEAGEPSMANAEVLEAVADPDFQTELGQFNIEINVSPRPFVGGDTVSLEQMLRTSLNRAESRAASTGNHLLMVGMLPTLRHEHFARQWISTNPRYALLNEQIFAARGEDMEIDIAGVPLSGRTSPDRLHTTTDSILPEAACTSLQLHLRVAPEDFAAHWNAAQAVAGVQVALAGNSPFLAGKALWHETRIPVFEQATDTRPLELRNQGVRPRVWFGERWITTIFDLFEENTRYFPALLPVSSDADPVAELDAGRIPELEELRLHNGTVYRWNRPVYDVVDGHAHLRVENRVLPAGPTVVDIMANAAFYYGVVRGLVEADRPLWSQMSFDAAHENLAAGARWGLDSQMYWPDIGWVSPGELTLRRLLPLAEKGLDSFGVSEKAKRRYLGVIEGRCVTRQTGSVWQRRAVKAREDAGETRERALRGMVGDYRTLMHEGEPVHNWSL
- the purL gene encoding phosphoribosylformylglycinamidine synthase subunit PurL gives rise to the protein MSAQVDTVSHAVDTPDTPQPYAELGLKDDEYARIREILGRRPTDAELAMYSVMWSEHCSYKSSKKHLRYFGETTTDEMRAGMLAGIGENAGVVDVGDGWAVTFKVESHNHPSYVEPYQGAATGVGGIVRDIMAMGARPIAVMDQLRFGAADHPDTRRVVDGVVRGVGGYGNSLGLPNIGGETVFDPSYQGNPLVNALCAGVLRAEDLHLAFASGAGNKIILFGARTGLDGIGGVSVLASETFDDTAEDGPNRKKLPSVQVGDPFTEKVLIECCLDLYREGLVVGIQDLGGAGLSCATSELAAAGDGGMRIDLEQVPTRADGMTPAEVLSSESQERMCAVVAPENVDRFMEVCRKWDALATVIGEVTDGERLEIMWNGECVVDVPPRTVALEGPVYDRPLARPDWQDDVVASTTAGLTRPETGDELRATFLKMLASPALCSRKFITEQYDRYVRGNTVLAEHADSGMIRIDEHTGRGIAISTDASGRYTYLDPYNGARLALAEAFRNVAVSGARPGAVSNCLNFGSPEDPAVMWQFSEAVRGLADGCAELGIPVTGGNVSFYNQTGSTAILPTPVVAVLGVIDDVRRRIPNGIGTEPGETLILMGETLDEFDGSIWSQVEHDHLGGVPPKVDLQRERLLSDILIAASRDGLVSAAHDLSEGGLIQAVAEAALAGETGCRILLPEGADPFVTLFSESTGRVLVAVPRTEESRFTGMLTARQMPWTRIGVVDQGSDSLEVQDQFSVTLDELRKTHEGTLPKLFG
- a CDS encoding PHP domain-containing protein, whose amino-acid sequence is MLTADLHTHTRYSDGTDTPQELLAAARAAGLTTVGLTDHDTADGWAETAEHVPAGMRVIPGAEFSTKHPREDGSLVSVHLLGYLFRPDDAAIVAEWHRIVDERTRRGERIVESLVAAGYPVTVERVQEIAGRSNIGRPHIARALIDAGVIGSVAAAFDGILEDGGPHHVTLRSTTLVDGIAMIAAAGGVPVIAHPRARTAADLLTADVLASLVPLGLVGLEVRHPDHDDASRAELAGIATDLGLLQTGSSDYHGANKTLRIGQERTDDAVVEEIVERGAVAPFVG
- a CDS encoding diacylglycerol kinase → MTLRVVEWSTGTVGRHAIAGIDAHPDLELVGVWVSDPAKVGKDAGRLAGLDRDLGVLATDDREALFALKPDAIVHTAMTDDRIMEAIADLTEFVSRGIDVVSSGPVLLQYPYGLVPDDMITPIVDAARSGGASLHVNGIDPGFANDVLPLSMTSLSQQIDKVVCMEIADYSTYYQPVVMGELFGFGKPMDHQSMIFTPGVLSMAWGSVVRQIAKGLDVALDEPLVERVEKVPADRDVDTVSVAIAEGTLAAAHFEVVGQVNGEDRIVLAHYTRTSPEQCPEWPTPDSGDGSYRIEIHGEPFLRVEMSHHARTGDHNVSGMIVTAQRLVNAVPAVVAAEPGLVTALDLPLVTGRGLVAT
- a CDS encoding CD225/dispanin family protein, with amino-acid sequence MTSPHEPGGFGQDPYHRDPYAGPNQYGQPQYGQNPYGRPPVGPNPYGRLEPENNLVWGILATIFCCLPLGVVSIVKAASVSRLWAVGDFAGAQQAADDAKKFAIWSAVAAVAVWVVLVIVYVLFFVVLVASTSHT